The Gopherus flavomarginatus isolate rGopFla2 chromosome 16, rGopFla2.mat.asm, whole genome shotgun sequence genomic sequence AGGAAGTCGGGCACACTGGGGAACAGGTTACAGACCCATGGAATGAGGGTGTCAGctggccctcccctgccccctaaggCTCCACGATGGGCTGTTGTTCCCTTCTGTCCTGGGGGGGATGCTGTGGTTCCAGGGCTGGTGGAGGGGACCTGCAGGCACTTTTTCCATCTCAGGAGGCTCTGTAGGAATGCCCTGGGGTGGCTGTGCCGATCCCAGTAACCAGCAAAGAGCAGCTACAAACTGCCAAACACTGGCCTCCGGCCCGCCACACAGTCCCTGTTTTGTGCTCACAGCCAGAGCCCAGCAGATAAACAGCTGTGAAACAGGGAGTGGACTGGGCCACGGAGCCCTTGGTGCTGTAACCACCGGCTCAGCATTGGGGCAGGACAGAGCAATTCCTAGGACAAATCTACCAGGGGTTAGAGCAGGACCCGGTAGGGTGAGGATTCTAAATGCTGTCGGTATCCCAGGGTAAGTTCTCTGTTGCTCTGCTGTAGCTGGGCCCGTCCTGGCTAAGTCAAAGGAAGCCACCCTCGGAGATTATAATGGTAGAACTGTGCCAGTGAAATCAAACCAGCGTTAGACACGTCTAGACGAGCCCCTAGAGGGGCTGGTGTTGGAACCGGGAGGGATTCGCTGTAGCAGAAGCCATTTGCTTTGGTTTCCGCAGAGAGCCTGCTGGACCGCGGAGGCCCCTCGTAGCTGATTTGGAAGCGCTGTAGGTCACTGTGCCAGCCTGCGGGGAAGATGAATGGCTGCATTTCACACACACTCTGCCTATCcctcattctggtgtccctgtTGAGCAATGTCCTTGCTTGGAGTAGTCAGGATCTCCATTGTGGAGGTAAAGGGGGCGTTCCCAGCTCGGGCGCTGTGTAACATTTGTACcctaggcctcagtttccctatcagcCAAACGGGGAATGGGTTAGTTAACGCTGAGTAAGTGCAGATTATTGTTAGAGCAGCAGATCCTCTCTCGGGCTCTGCCTCCCATTGGGCTGGGCACAGGGCGGACCCTAGAAGGAGACCATCTTGTTAGTTACTGCACCAGGGTTCGTCGTTGCTCCCGGACGGACCGTGCACTATTGAACCGTTGTTGCCGACATACTCAGGGTCGCGGGGCACGCTGGGTAACTGCCCTTTGCTTCTCTCCCTCTGATTCACCATGTGTGACTAATGCAACTGAgtcccctctcctctccagctTGTCGGGCCCTGGTGGACGAGCTGGAGTGGGAGATCTCCCAGGTGGACCCCAAGAAAACCATCCAGATGGGGTCGTTCCGTATCAACCCGGACGGCAGCCAGTCGGTCGTAGAGGTAGGGTGGCTTGTGCTTGCCCCGCCTGGTACCGCTCTCTAGCCCTGGGGCGGCAGGTGTCTCTGAAGGATCAGGTTTAAGAGTGGGGAGGGGTGGATATGGAGCCAGGTGTTGTGGGGAGAGGGACGGAGAAGGGAGTGGGTTCTGAAGATTCCACTTAATTCATTTTCCTCCCGCCGAAAGACTCCAAGGTGGTCAGAGCCACCCACTGGATGCTGTTAGCCAGGGAAGGGGGGTTCCTGTTCTGGAGACACTGGGATATGAAGCCAATTTGTGATGGCCGTGAATGGCTCCTCCATAGTAGCAGCGCTTGCTCTGGAGAGGCAGCATTGGCTGATGAAGCAGGCGGCTGGCACCCAGGGCTCCTGGACTTTTCTGTTCTCGGAAGAATTTGTGGGCAGAGGGTGGGACTGGgagtgggactcctgggttctgtgcagaGCTGCCCCTCTGGCTCACTGCATGGCCTCGGCCAAGTTGTTTTGCCACTGTGTGAAGAGCAGATAGCACTGTCGCTGCTCCCAGGGCGGCTCAGCCAATGCTTGCGAAGCACGATTACGACCTGGTTGGACCTCGGGTGCTGCGGCCGTTGCGTAGGTGAGTGGCGAGGTGAATGCTGGCCTGGCATGTCGGATCGCTGTGATTCTGCCCAGGTGCCCTATGCCAGATCAGAAGCTCACCTGACGGAGCTGCTGGAGCGGGTCTGTGAGAAGATGAAggagtatggggagaaggtggatCCCTCCACCCACCGGAAAAGCTACGGCCGCGTGATCTCCCAAGACGGGACCAAGATGGACCTTTCTGGGACCAAAATAGACGGGGACGTGACGTCCCGCCTGAAGTTTGCGGTGAGTGCAGAGGTGCTCCCCTAATGTGGGGCTCCCCGGATggagctcagccgccagttgAAGGGGGAACCAGTAGCCCctgccctgctggtgctgggcacCAGTGAATGAGTGGGAGATGCCAGGCTGCTTTCACTAGGAACGGCTCAGGGCTTAACTCTGACCCTTCTTCCTGGACTGCAGAGCGctgacacccacacacacacacagcctgaccACGGTGCTTTGCCACCGCAGAGCAGGCCATGGGCAGGTGGGGCTGCTGTTTCTGTGTCTGGGGTTATGTAGTTTCTCCTCTCTGCCACTCCTGCCCGGTGTGACCCCTGAGTGCCAGGGGAGGCAGGGTGCGGTTTTCTGACACTCTCTGGCCCCCGTTGCAGTGCGAGAGTATCGCCGAGGAGTATGAAGATGAGCTCATTGAATTCTTCTCCCGTGAGACCGACAACGTCAAGGATCGGCTCTGCAGCAAGCGGACCGGTAAGCGAGACTCCACTGCCGCTTAGGGTGGGGGGCTAGTCAGACAGGGAACATAAGAACTGTcgcactggatcagaccagtggtatccagcccagtgtcctgtctgccgacagtggccaatgctaggtgctccagcgggaatgaacagaacagggaatcatcaagtgacccatcccgtcgcccattcccagcttctggcaaacagaggccagggacacttcagaTCATGGttttcctaatagccattgatggacccatcctctgtgaacttatctTTTTTGAAGCCTGGTATattgggcttcacaacatcctctggcaaggagttctacaggttgactgtgcgttgggtcaagaaatacttccttttgttggttttaaacAAACGGAGCCTCGTTCGTCTCTAGATGGCTGCCTGGAGGCCGAGGCCAGgtccagtcagcagccaccactctaggAGCGAGATGGTTCCTTGAACAGGGCGGAAGCCATTGGCAGTGCCCAGGGACGGGGAAGAATTTAGCCAGGATACCATGGCTGGTCCCCTGTACTCAATCAATGTTGTTCCCCACTTCCCATCATGCACCAGTGCTGCAGCATCGCTGGGACAGGCTGACTGCTGCACTCCAGCCCAGAGGAAGCTGCCTTCCAGTGATGGGGAAAGTGATCCCTCTGCATCATGGTCCATAAGTTTCATTGAGACGTGGAGTCACCCACCCGTGAGGCCTGGGGAGGCAGCTGGGTGTTGGACGCATCCGTGCCACCTTTCCCACAACCGCACCTTCCTTTGCCAGTTCTTTCCCCCCGAGATGTCCATTTAAGGCACCTCCCTTTTATGTGTGTTTTCGTAATTTGGGCAGCCTCTCATTTTATGCTGGTTCTTGGAATCCAGTGAGTTTGTTAACCAGCCAAAGCAACAAGCGTGCCGCTGAGCTGTGCTGACTGCTGAAAGCAGTGGGGCGGAGTGGGGCTTGCTCACCTGggcgaggggctgggctgggactcgGGAGACGTGGGTCcagttcctgcctctgctctagtcCTTGGTCGAGTCacttccccactctgtgcctcggtttacccatctgtaacacAGGGATACACCTTCCTGTCGCAGAGCACTGGCTAACTCCCCAGGTACTCTGCTGAGTGCTAGAGAGAAGCCATTACAAAAAACTATTCATAAACCAGAAGGAAAGTAAGAAAGGAGCTAATGGTACTTAGCTGTTACCTGGCGCACTTCGTGCGTAACCTCCGAGCCCTTCACAAAGGACAGCCAGGGCCATTcgcccctttttacagatgaggaacctgAAGCAGAGTTGGgttgacttgcccagggtcccccAGCAGGTCAGCGGCAGGGTTGGGAATAGAGCcgaggtctcctgattcccagcgcGGTGCCCTGCCCATCAGACGCTGCTCCTGGCTCTCTTATCCTGCAGCTGCTGGGTCACTCTCTGTCCTGCAGCCGTTTCACGTAGGCTGTGACTGGCCCACTGATGGGATCTGAGTCTAACTTCCGTGGTCTTACACACTTGTCAGTAACTTGccctcccatcccctggcctctCCTTGCCCTTGGGGTGTCAAACCCTCTCCAGAGACCTGCTGGGGATCTGAGGCGAATGCTCTGCAGGAGCGTCCCGGCTCCGTGGGCTCGCTGCTCCCACCAAGGGCTGCAAGTCAGAAGATGTATTTCCCGCTGGCTTTTCTAAccgcctgcagcttttgggggaaaCTCCAGCTTGGGCCAAGCGGCTCCTCCCACAACCAGCCCAGCCTCATTTGTGTCGGAGATTCTCACTGGCTGCCAAGAGCAGTGACAGGATTGGAGCAGCCAACTGCTGGGTGCTGTTCAGGGACTGATTTCCCCATCCCACTAAGTTGTTTTTGGATGGCGGCCCTGGGTGCCGCCTGACCTTTGTTCGTTCTTGTCCAGGCTGTCGCAAAGGGACCCTGGCTTTACACCTCCGTCCCCGTATCTCCCTGGCCCTGCACACCTGATAGCGCTGCCTGCCACAGCAACGTGTCAGGCTTCAGCAGAGAGCTCCTGCCCTCTGCGCTGTCTGGGTCAAAGGCCGACTTCAACAGCTCTCTTCAAACAGCTGCATTTTTCATTAGCCACTAACTAAAGTGTGAATGGTCGGGGTGGGGAGCAGTGAAGTGGCCCCCCGCCCTTCCCATGGGGCACTGCTGTGCTAGCGAGTCCCTGTTCTCTGGCTGGTAGCCAGAGCTTTCAGTCCTCACGTGAGCAGCTGCCTTGTTCTTGGGCTGCATGTCCAGCTGGCCCCTTGACCGCTGTGTGCTCCAGTAAATGGCAGAGACCCATGGTCTCCTGTGCCCTCCACCTCTAGGAGGGATGATCTGCCTCTGGAGAAATGAATGAGAGTTAAACTCCAGGTCTTAAATTGTCGATCCCATGGCCCCTTTTACGAGCGTCAGAATGttagcccagtgtcctggccCCATCCCAACTGGGCAAGTATTTTCCACTGACCTACCGCCCCCGCCCCGGTTCATTCACATACAGGCTGCTGTTTTCTTTCAAGGCCGAGGCCACTGTGATACTGTACCGTGTTGAACAGCTGCTATGTCCCACCCTAGAggcggctgcatttcagtgaggaTGAAATTCTCCTCTGGGTAGATTAAGTGCTTTGGTGTGAAAGGTGCTACAAAAGCTGTGGTCAGCAAAGCGGCTGGGAGCCAGTCTGTGGTGTTTGGAATCATACAGACTGAGGAGCATATGGGAATCATCTTGCATGTTAAAAGGAACAGAGAAGCTGCAGGCTGCTAAGCCAGTTCGAAAGGGACACGCTTGTGGTAGCTGCTGTCTGTTTCCTATAACTGGAGAGAAATGTTACTGAAGATCTTATTTGGAAACTGAACCAGCTTGAGGAGTGGCAGCAGAatgcttagactgtaaactctgggGCAAAGCCAGTCGTCTCCTACACCTGCAGACTATCACAACAGGACCTGATCCTTGCTTTGTGGCCTCCAGGTGCGACCATCCTGTAAATAATACAGGGGCATTGAGTGAGATCGAAAGGTACAAATTCCCAGCTgagaaaaggaagtactttttacACACGGCACAGTTAGccggtggaactcactgccacaagatcaGATTGTGTAAATTGTAAGGAATGTGAGCTCTGCTGCTTTGCTGCATGAACCAACCTCAACTCGcaaggggtggggcggggggggggggcaggaggagattGTCCCACAGCTACCTCATGCAGGGTTCTTACCCTTTCTctggagcagctggtgctggaCACTGGATTGGTTGGACCTCagctctgatccagtctggtaaGTCCCATGTTCTAACGGCTTGTGCTTGTATGCGTAGATCTGTGCGACCATGCCCTGAACATCCCCCATGATGAGCTGTGAAGTGCGAAGGCCTGGATCAAACTGGACATCCCCTGTAGCGGACTcctcccctacctgctggcattGCCCTGAGAACCTCGCTGTGTGTCACTTGGAAACCCCAGTCTTTGCTTGGGGCGGAAAGCAGGACAGAAGCTTCCTTTGGAGGGAAAGACGTTGTCCTTCTCCTGCCCCCTTGAGATTGCTTGACTTTCAATCTGCCTTTAGGCTGTCGATATTTCCTCCCTCATCCCTTCCCTAAGGAGATGGACAGATGTTCCTGTAGGGTCCAGAGTCTCGATTACTCTGGTGCTTTTTGTCTTATTTATTTTGGTTGAGCTTCCACTGTAACTGTCGTGGGGTGGGAGTGTCAACTCTTGGGAAGAGGAAAGGGGGccagggaccaggactcctgggttctgttccagctCTGAGAGGAGATGCCCATGCCTGGCTTTGCCCCTCAGAGAGCATCAGGACTCTGAGTTCTAGACGGGCTGCTGGAGTGAGACCTCCCAGGTTTTATTCTGAGCAGCAATGTACTCTAGTGGCTACAGTGCAGGAGCAGGAATCAGGACTCGGGTTCTCTTCTGGCTCTGACGCTGTCtcactgtgaccttgggcagctcACATCTCTGTGGCTTTTCTGACTGCACAGAGACTTGTCCACCATCATCCGTCCAAAGGGGACACTTccagctgccagcagcaggagcagcagttaTTGAGCTCAGATGACAGCCGGCGAAGACACGGCCAAGTCGGCGCTCTGCTAGCAACATCTGCACGCCCAGGGTGGAGGGATCCAGTTTTCCAGGGGGAGTCGTGTGACTTTGAAGGGCTTGTTTTTAAATGCCTCAGGTCTGTTTCCTGAGGACCTCTTTCTAGGCTGCAGATGGCTGTGATCTCTGACGGAGGGCAGCAGAATAAACctctggccacactgcagctggaacTGCTCACAGTGGTCCTGTTTCCCTGTGCAATGAGGGGTAGGGGGGATTAGTCTGAGCAGAGGGTTCCGAAGAGCCCCTTTGGGGCTTAGTCCATGGGAGTTTCCAGCACGGTATTCCTGTCCAGGACAGCCAGGGCTAGGAGGGGAAGCTGCTAGCAGCTTCAACTACCCTGTGGCGATGCAGCGAATACCGAGGCAAGGGTGGTACCAGGGTTAGGCAGTGCTGGGGACCAGCGTTTTCTGCCAGCTCCTGCTCTAGTTATGGGGAACAGCTGCCATCTTGGGGAACAGTAGGGCTTGAACGGGGGCCCTCCAGAGCCAGAAATCTACAGCTTGAGCTGAAGAGGCAGAGCTGAGACCCGCATTCTTTGTGCAGCAGGGGACGTCGGCTAAATCCCAGGGGAAAGGTGCTGCTGTGTGGAACGTTTCCTGaacggggtgggtgggtgtgtaggACTTCTGCAGCTTTAATGGCTGttaagtgacacacacacacctggtgcCCAGGCTCGGGGGTGGGCAGGGTGCCCCTGCCACCCATCCTTGCTGGGGGGTGACTGAGTGAAAGCCGCTGTTAATGGCCCCAAAGGGCCAGCTCTGACTGGGGGTATGTGCTGAACATGGAGGAACTCCAGCATATGTCACCTTTCCCTGGCCAGGGGGCAGACACCCAGGGCCATGTCCACCCAGGCAGGTAACAAGTATCCCTTGGTCTCGTTTCCACTGGAAGAGAACAGGGCTCAGCAGAAGGAGCtcggggttggtttgttttttgccttTGCACCAGCCGGACCCACCATTTATTCATTGTTCCTGTAGTGGGGGAATGAGGGCCCTTCCCCCCAGGCCCGCTTCCTGCTGCCGTGTCCCTGTGCCCTCCCCTTCGCTCACTGCTGCAGCTCAGCTGCTGATGTTGGCTTGCTGGGCTGATGAGGTGTGTGGGCTCCACAAGGAGTGTAACAACCTCCTCTTCCTTGCTGGGCCCGAGACACCCCCCGCTTTGTCACACACACAGGCAATGGGCCTTTTGTGGTGGCCAGTGGCTGCCTTAAATCACTTGAAGCAATAGGCTTCTCGCTGTGGTGTAATCGCCTGCCAGAGTAGGGGCACCACAAACCCTTTGGGCCCCTGGTAATGACAGGCTCCCAGGGGCACTGCACAGCCCTGTGCTGGTCTGGGGTTGTGGCTGCAGCACCAGCCATAATTTGGGGCAGCTCTGACTGGCCTCCGGGCTGGTGCCGTCAGTTCCTGGAAGGGTTGAGCACAGGAAAAGTCCTTCCAGAGGCAGCTCTGGGAGGAGCTCTGGTGTAGTTAATCTTGAACGATGGCCAAGGCTCTCATACGCAGCTGCTGTGCAAATTTGCCTGCCTGAGAGTTAGCGCTAGATCTGAGCAGCTGCAGCTCGGGTCACTTTGACCTGCTTGCGGAAGGAGCAGTGGTGGTGAGCAGCTCTGCGCTCTCCAGAGGTGCTGGCCTGACTCACACCCAGGCCAAGTATCTGTCTGCAATCACAGGGGACTGGCTTTGCCAGTGGCAGCTGTAGGGTACTTAGCACTTTGCACCCCTAAAACAGTAGCTTAATGTTCTCATTAAACACCCCAGTTCCCCTTAGAGCCTTTTCCCTCTCCGGACTGACAGCAGGTCTCGAGGGTCCCTGGCCAGCTCTTTTCCTCACGGGTTTGCTGCCATAGCATCAGCTGTCATTGCGGGATCTACCACTTTTCTGTACCTGCTGATGTATCCGGGGGAAGAAGACTTCTACCAGCGGCACTTCCAGCACTCCCTGGCCTGGAATAACAGTGTGACCTCGCCACAGGGGCCTGTCCCTTGTCAGTGGCTCCTGTCCTGCTGCCTTAACTGCCAAGTTTAAGCAAATATTTGAGACATGAACAAATATTGACCCTTCCACACACCAGAAACAACCCTTTTGCTGAGTCAGCATGTGGCTCAGGAGCTGAGTAGGTTGCAGCATGTTTCGCTGCAAGGTCATCAGGCCAGGGCACCAGGGATTAAAATCAGGATCAGCTGATGGGAACTTTGGGCACCGATCTGGTAGCTCTCAGCCAAGGTCCTAGTGGGGCAGGACTCACTGTCACAGAAACCTCCCCCTGGCTGGCAGAGAAGATAAGGTTTGAATGGGTCATGGAGACTTAactctccccacccacctccagtagtagatttcagagtagcagccgtgttagtctgtatctgcaaaaagaacaggagtacttgtggcaccttagagactaacacatttatttcagcataagcttttgtgggctacagcaattgacaaggagatgtaaggaactgtgtGGGGGGAGAAGCATTTgggaatagttttactttgtgtaatggcccatccactcccagtctttattcaagcctagtttgatggtgtccgatttgcaaattaattccaatccaGCAGTCTCGagtcgttggagtctgtttttgaagcgtttttgttgtaatattgcaactgtgtgtgtgtgtgtgtgttcctactgtattttccactacatgcttcCAATGacatgggctgtagcccacgaaagcttatgctcaaataaatgcattaatctctaaggtgccacaagtcctcctgttctttctccAGTAGTAGAGTGGGTTGTTCCAGCCCCCAGCTTGTGCGTATAGCCTGCTCTTTCTCTGCCCATGGAGCTGAACAGAGGTTCCAGGCCTGCCAATCACTTCCCACCCTGCCCCGCTTACATTGTCTTGTGATCAGTGACCCTACTTCTTTTTTGGCCTCTCCCTTTTTCAggagctccctgccccactgtgccCAAATAGCCCTGGATTGAGTGAGAAATTCATAGAGAAAACTTTGTAGCTGAAAATATTTAACCCTATAGCCCAGCAACTCCAATGAGGCAGGGAACCCAGCATTTCTTATAGCATGTGCTAGTAGCCGGCTCTGAAATCACTGTCTCGGGGGAACACAGATCCCCGCCAGCTCAGAGAATTATCCCTCTTAtgcagaggaggaaactgaggcacagagagacgaCCCAGTGGCAAAGGCAACAGCAGAGTTAGGAACAGAAACCAAGTCCTCGCTCTCTAGACCCCACACCCAGCTATAAATCTGATTGTGAGAGAGGGACCAGACCCTCATCAGGATCAAGCCCATGCCCCACCCATCTATTGAATCAGCCTGCCTTACTCAGTGAGTGTTGGGAAAACCCAGGGGGTGTCCTTATGGAGTCCTAGGGGTTGGAGATCAGTTCATCCACCATCTAGGTAGGCCCAGAAAGAGCAGTTCTCTCCCTTTGTCTCCCCAAGCCCTCAGCATCAGATGCTCTCAGCTGCAGTCAGAGGGCACAATAAAAAGCCTCTGCACAGAAGGGTGCTACCCACATTCCCTGCAAGAGAGGAAATTTGGAAGGGTCCTGCTGTAGTGGGAGAGCAGTCAGTGGGCACAGCAGAGGTGAGGCAGTGTTGCACCAAGTGGAATCCCAGACCAAATGGCCTGATGGTTTGATCCAGGACAGCAGAGGAGAGCAATGGGCTAGGCAGAGGCCAGCAGTCAGATCTGTAACTGCAGGAGACTAACGATTTATTATGcctcatttcccctccccaccaaccccctgtcctgtcatGTGTTTGCCACACGTAGCGTATCAGACCATATGGGCAGTGCCCTTGGTGTCATCTCAGTGCATTGCCCAGCGTAGCACTGAGCAGCAGCGTGCTCACACCTCTAAGGACAATGCACTCAGTAAACCCCAATCCCAGCTGCATGTCCAGGGGCGGAGAATCCATGAATGACTTTGAGCTTAGGTGAGTTGCTGAAAATCAAGCTGTGATTTTTTCCAGCCTCAGATGGGAACTTGCACTCGGGACCCTAGAAGTGGGGCTTCATGCTCTGTTCTCCAGGCAAGCATGTAACTCAGGAGTCGTGTGCATGGAAAGGAGACCATGAGGGCTCCAGCCTGTTCTCCCAAAGCTGTATTGGCTCTGCAGGGCTGCAGCTTTCTGTTCACAAACTAGGCACATGTGGCATTGAAGATGCAGGGAGGAACAGGCACCAGTTACATTTGTAGAGTGGCTGGTATGACCCTGACATCCTGAGCAGGAAATGCACTGTTGCTGCCTCTCACAGTGGGGGCAGCAGGATTCTGACACATAAGGACCATATTAATACCTTACCAGATGCCCGACAAAACTCTGCTTAATGAATTCAATGTCTTCAAGCTTAGTTCTTTCTCACCTTTATATCTTGGTTGATTTTCCATTCCAGTTAGCCCACTCTATTAAAATCCAGCGGTTACAGGCCGAAGGGCAATTCTTGACTGCATTTTAGGACTATGCGACATGGCGGGCCTACTCCAATATAAGTCCTTGTTGCTGGGGTACGGAGCCAGGGCTGGTCTGACTTTAGCTCCCCAAATATGGGCCTGTATTTTTAGAGACAAAGGCTGTGAGTTCTGTTTCCCCCACTGCTAGTGATTAACTGGCCACCTTGGAGAGCGTTACCTGAAGGTTACTCAGCGACTGGCGCTAGACAGCACAGTAAGGAGTGTTGTCACTGCCCTGGGTTTTTCCAGATTTGGCCTTGATTCAATGAGTGTGCTCCAAGTTGTGCAGGGCATTggtgcagggctgcaggaggAAAGGGATAGTCCCAAACTGATGTGAGACATTCCCTAAATGTCACGAGGGGGTTGAGGGGCGGTGTGATGACATCACTGCACAGTGACAACATGGGACACAATCTCTTGCATTTTGACACGAGAGGCGTTTCAGCACCACAGTCGAGTGATACGCGGGGGTGCTGCACCATGGCGGCTCGGTGACTCCCATAATGCTTTGTCACCACATCCTCACGTGACGCCATTATGCTTCTCAGCCCCACAGCAAGGCTCTGAGGTGCCACCTTGATACTCTGTCCTGACCGGACGCCAAGGCCTTGGCCGTGCCACAGCAAGGCTCCGATTGTGTCATTGGCTGCATCACAGCGAGGCCGCAAGGCAACGTTGTGTCATTGGCTGTGCCACAGCGAGGCTGTGAGGCGATGCCGTGTCATTGGCTGTGCCACAGCGAGGCTCCGAGGCGACGTTCTGTCATGGGCCGTGCCACAGCGAGGTTGTGAGGTGACGCCATGTCATTCGCTGTTCCAGAGCCAGGCGACACCATGTCATTGGCCGTGCCACAGCAAGGCTCCGAGGCGATGTGTCATTGGCTGTGCCACAGCGAGGTTGTGAGGCACTGTCATGTCAGTAGCCATGCCACAGTGAAGGTGTGAGGTGACACCATGTCATTCGCCGTTCCACAACGAGGCTGTGAGGCGACACCGTGTCATTGGCCGTGCCACAGCGAGGCTCCGAGGCGATGTGTCATTGGCTGTGCCACAGCGAGGCTGTGAGGCGATGCCGTGTCATTGGCCACGGCACAGCGAGGCTCCGAGGCGACGTTCTGTCATGGGCCATGCCACAGTGAAGGTGTGAGGTGACACCATGTCATTCGCCGTTCCACAACGAGGCTGTGAGGCGACGCCGTGTCATTGGCCATGGCA encodes the following:
- the CNPY2 gene encoding protein canopy homolog 2, translating into MNGCISHTLCLSLILVSLLSNVLAWSSQDLHCGACRALVDELEWEISQVDPKKTIQMGSFRINPDGSQSVVEVPYARSEAHLTELLERVCEKMKEYGEKVDPSTHRKSYGRVISQDGTKMDLSGTKIDGDVTSRLKFACESIAEEYEDELIEFFSRETDNVKDRLCSKRTDLCDHALNIPHDEL